The sequence below is a genomic window from Lolium perenne isolate Kyuss_39 chromosome 7, Kyuss_2.0, whole genome shotgun sequence.
caacactgtctacaggaaaagaagcgtgagtagacatcatcgAACCGTCCACGTCACTACCGATCCGAGTAcatggagggggggggggggattagcTATATTTGGTAGTTTAAGATCGCAGTCTAAATCTATCTGTATTAGGTTTCTTGTAGATTGCACAACACTAGCAAGGATTATGCCATCATCCCCTATTCTAATAGCCATTGCTTTGGTTGCCATCAAGCGCAACGAAGTAGGTGTATAAAAGCGACAAGTAATAATGAAGAATGAAAAAGGAAATCACAGCGGGAGATACAAGATTTTATAACGTGGAAAACACTCTTCAACGAAGAGAGCTAAGAAACACGAACGTCTACCAGCAAAATTTCACTATGTTGGAAGTGTTTACAAACACGGTTGGTTATCTTATGATGCGATAAATCCTAGCCGGCGGATTACAAGAATAGGTGGTGATGACGATCCATCGACCCAAACCTACCAGTGACGGGCCTCCCTTCGCTCCTTTCGTAGTCTTTAGTTTTTTCGAGATAATTGTATTTAGTGTTAGCTAGTGAGTATCGTCTTCCTTTCGTAAATTGACCATGTGGATTAGCAGGATAGAGCTAGTTTGGTAGCACTTTTAGTATTCTGAGAAACTGAAAACCCATTAATTCTGTCTCCTATCTAATTTTTCCTCTTACACGGGAATTAGATGTTTTAACTGATGTTGGGAATTTATTTTGTATGAGTAAGGATACACTGGCTTGTTTCCTTGGAAAATGATattggaaaaagaaaaagaaagtacgtGGTGTCATAAAATCATTAAGGAGCATTCTGTTAAAAGCATATCCAGTTACTAGTATTCCTTTCCATGTTCAGACTATTTATTGTTGTTTGTGTATATTTGTATTCCTTTCCTTTTTCCTAGAGTTTGGGTTTATTCTAAGCGTTCTGAAATCTAGCAGGCCGCAATGATATGCTGATTTATAATGCTTCTTGGTTACTTGTTGGATCACGATCATGTACAAAACTTCTTCTACTCCGCCATATCGGCAGATAACTTTTACGCAACGACCGTTCACAAGGACCTTCTCTCCTACTCCATCCGATTCTGTCACGCATTTCTCATGGTAGTCCTTGTCTTCGCATGTTCGGTACTGGCAAGACCGGCGTGTGCCTTCGTCCCCGGCGCGCTCCCGAGTCCGGCAAGCTTGGCACAGCGTGTCGCCTATTACTTCTACCACAACTACATGCCCCTCCTTCCGAGCGTCTTCCCGGGCTCAACGATGACATCGACCAAAACACCAACAACCTCAGCAACTTCATCAACGTCGACAACATCAAGCATGGTACCATCAACCACGACTACAACGGCATCACTCTCGGCTACATCGACATCGGCATCAAGTGCTACACCACGTCTTTGGCTTCTACTCTAGTCGAACCGTCCACGTCACTACCGATCCGACTAcatggaggggggggggggggggattagcTATATTTGGTAGTTTAAGATCGCAGTCTAAATCTATCTGTATTAGGTTTCTTGTAGATTGCACACCACTAGCAAGGATTATGCCATCATCCCCTATTCTAATAGCCATTGCTTTGATTGCCATCAAGCGCACCGAAGTAGGtgtataaaagcgacaagcaataATGAAGAATGAAAAAGGAAATCACAGCGGGAGACACAAAATTTTATAACGTGGAAAACACTCTTCAACGAAGAGAGCTAAGAAACACGAACGTCTACCAGTAAAATTTCACTATGTTGGAAGTGTTTACAAACACGGTTGGTTATCTTATGATGCGATAAATCCTAGCCGACGGATTACAAGAATAGGTGGTGATGACGATCCATCGACCCAAACCTACCAGTGACGGGCCTCCCTTCGCTCCTTTCGTAGTCTTTAGTTTTTTCGAGATAATTGTATTTAGTGTTAGCTAGTGAGTATCGTCTTCCTTTCGTAAATTGACCATGTGGATTAGCAGGATAGAGCTAGTTTGGTAGCACTTTTAGTATTCTGAGAAACTGAAAACCCATTAATTCTGTCTCCTATCTAATTTTTCCTCTTAGACGGGAATTAGATGTTTTAACTGATGTTGGAAATTTATTTTGTATGAGTAAGGATACACTGGCTTGTTTCCTTGGAAAATGATAttgggaaaagaaaaagaaagtacgtGGTGTCATAAAATCATTAAGGAGCATTCTGCTAAAAGCATATCCAGTTACTAGTATTCCTTTCCATGTTCAGACTATTTATTGTTGTTTGTGTATATTTGTATTCCTTTCCTTTTTCCTAGAGTTTGGGTTTATTCTAAGCGTTCTGAAATCTAGCAGGCCGCAATGATATGCTGATTTATAATGCTTCTTGGTTACTTGTTGGATCACGATCATGTACAAAAATCttttgttccgggcttcacatcagcgctatgaaagtgggggcgataacacatgtgaagttcagagtcctacctttcatggtgaaaacccaaggtctggtcttaactgattgtgcctggcaatgaccttgttggaggcattgttttgagaggagggactatcttcagggtgaaaacctaagatctttgatcgggcgacgacggtgttagagcactgtttccttcttggaggcgtcgtttttggagagtctgtatttcaggtgttgtcttggcggtggatgtattgctgttgttagacccgagatactgtagcgggacttttgtttcttagttttcttttcttttttttggctgtgtgtatccgtagtgccattagggtggtgcgttgttgcagagactgggtgtaattggtatcttttgatattaatatattcttttCAAAAaaagatattaatatattccctttatcgaaaaaatgtacAAAACTCTTTGTTCTGACCAAGTTGCAGTTTGTTGCCTCTTGAGCAATCAGCATACTTGAGGAGACAATCAAGAAACCGTAGGAAACATCTGTGTGGTCCATTTGAATTTGCAGCTTTAAAAATCAAAACATTGTCCAGTTAGAACTAAATGTTGATTTTGTTACCAAGTACCATCAAATTCTGTGAGAGAGAGGTTTCATTAGGTGTACTGTACAtattttttaaaaatatttttattatcaatttatttatttgtttatttatttattacctCCAGAAGGATGAGCGTGGCAAAGCGGGTATTTTTATAAAATAGGTACGGTATAATGATATGGATGAAAATCACACTTTCTATCTTCATAGCTGACACAAGAATGAGAGATAGAAACAAAACGAGAAGGTCAAAATTTATTATTACTACTGACTTCTTTTTTCCTTCTACCTATTATGAAAAGTTACAGTTTGAATTAGATATACTAAAGGATTTCACAATACTTTATAAACAAATAAAAATTATTGTGAAATGCAAAGCTTTGCCAGAAACACAAAATGTAGGACGAGCTCCATGTAGCCATTTATTTATAAAATATATCTCAAAGTTTCacaaaaaatatttattttacACATAGTCAAATAATGTATACTATAAGCGTacaaaatctcaatgtgaaataCTTTTTATTCTACggtacacaaaaatgataaaagtGTGGTCCAGAGTGAACAATGCAAATTCTTGAACTCCAGAATTTGTCATTTTTTTATCCTTTTAGCATAAAACACTAAGAATTTTGTGTTTAGATTTTGCGCGCTTATAGTCTATATTATTGACTACATACATAATATTTTAAATTTTAATAATTTTGAAAATTTCAAACAAAAGGGCTACCTGGAGTTCATTTGTCCACCCGACTTTACCGGTTACAATTAATATCATTGGTCTATACATCGTGCGTAGTGCTTGGTGGCTTGGCGCGGACATAAAAAAACAGTTTCACAAATTATCACTAGGAATATCACATTCTGAGATTCCACGACAAATTCATAGCATAATTACTTTAGTTTTACTCGCTAATTCGGTACACTGCATATGCATGAATAATACAATTACATGTAAAGCATGCATAAATGACTAGACTTGTATAGAGCTACAAAATTTGTAAAGTTTCTTTCAAATATGAACAAATCCCACTGAAATTCTTTTTTTATCCGCCACATCAGCTGCCAGGCTACGTGCCacattttttcttttttgaggTGGCACTTGAACGGGAGGGAATTGGCACTTGAGCGATTCAGGAGGCGAATACAAGACCCCCGGCCAGGCCCAGTCGTGTCGAAGGGCCAGAACATCCATACCCCACGCTCTCTCGCTCTTATCGCGCCGCCGTTTGCTCCTGTCCACCCCCCCGACGCGCGCAAGTCCGGCGGCCGACGCGGCACTGGCGGCGAGGTAAGCTGCTCCCATCCCAAACTCCCCCGTACTCCATGTATTCTTCCCTTTTGGTTGTTTCTTGGAAATTAGCAGTCTCTTTTCGCATCCGCATCACCTCAGCTTCAGGGCACCTCAAGCAGATGTTCAACAACCTGGCCGTTTCATCCCAAGCAACTCGATTCCATGGCAAAGTGTTAATTTTCCCTCCCTTAATCCAAGTACAGCACGATTATTGTTCCTATTTGACAACAGCTCAATCTGTATAACTTTGATGGCAGTTCTAATTCTATTCGAATCTCTGTCCCATCGTGTAGCTCCGGCCACTACTGCAAGCAATTTCAAATGACATGCCACTCTGTACAGGGATAAATACTACTCTGTCCGTCCAACCAAAGTTGTCTGCgatttgttaaaatttggatgtatttaGAATTTTAGACACtaaatacatccaaattttgacaaatctcagacaacctTCGTCGGACGGATCCGTCCAACCAAAGTTGTCTGCgatttgttaaaatttggatgtatttaGAATTTTAGACACtaaatacatccaaattttgacaaatctcagacaatCTCCCGCGAGTCCCAGGGCGAAACCCTAGATCGCGCCGCCAGCGACCTCCCTCCTCCTCCCCTGCCTCGCCGCCGCCAGAGGGTGTCACCGGGCGAAGCCTGggtggcgtcggcggcggcggggcgtccTCTCCCCTCCTCGCGGTGATGGCGGCGCGGGCGGCACCGGCGCTTGGAGGCGTGACGCTGGGCAGGGGGCGTGGCGGCGCGGCCGCTCTGCGGCAGCGTGGTGGCTCTGCGGGCTCTTCggacgccggggcggcggccctgggtgGAGAGGCGGCGCTGGCTTCGCGGCAAGCAGCGCGCGCAGGTGCTGGCCGTCTCCTTGGCCGTGGGGACGGCGAGGAGACGACGGGTGCTGGCCGTGGAGCTCGGGCTGCTTGTCAGCTCCGGCTCCAGATCTGAAGTGGACGCCTCCCTGGACGGGCGCTGCCGGCTGGTGCTGCCTCCCGGTGGCTTCTTGCTGCCGGATTTGGCACCCAGCTATGTGTTGGAGGTGGAAAGGACCGGGAGAAATCCCTGGCTCGTCTCGGCAGCCACGACGGCGGCGACGCCTGTGGGCGCCGCTCCCCTCCCTGGAGGCGCTGTTGAGGTACTCTTCCCTTCCCTCCCGCCCCTCTACTAACCCGGGAGAAATCCCAAATCCTCTGGATTGAGCGGCAGCGGCGTCGTCGGCGTCGTCACCTTCCTGAAGGTGCCGTTTTTGGGTGAGAGGGGTGAGGGTTTGTTCCAGCTATGGTTGTTCAGCGCCGAAGGGGGGGCCTTGGCGATGGCCGGGGGCCCTTCTTCATCGCAGCTTCTTCATCAACGACGGCACCAAGCAGCTTCTCTCATCGTGGGTGTTTCCGAGTTCGTGGCAAAGCTTCTGTTGGAGAGCGGTGAAGTGCAGTGGCAAGGTTGGCTTCTGGTTCGTGTGGTAGCCtggtccttgttcatgttctttgCTCTAGGGTGAGCGGTTCCATGGCCGACGGTTCGGCGCCCTCCGAGCCAGGGCGAGGGGGCAGGGGCCCTTTTCGGCTATGGAAGAAGATGATCAGGCGATGGTTTGCCTCCTGGAGCAGACGTAGGCTCTTCTCACCTCCCTGGCCGCTTCTCCCGAAGATTGGCGGCGTCGCTGACCTGGTGCTCCTCTCGCGGCTGAGAGCATCGTCGACTTCTagctgttctttactgtttttacCTTCTGTTTGCAGTTTGTTCGCGATGTTGTAAGCTGTTCACAGCATCTTGTACTTGCCGTTAAGGCCTTATTAATTTAAGGCAGGGCTACGGCCTAATGTTTAAAAGTAGTTGATTTTGCCAACTCAAAACGGACCTCCTCACAAAGAAGTTTAGGACCTGCCAGGCCTTCTAGTCACACTATTAAGATACTCTCTGTATTTTGCATCTCTGGAAAACATGTTTTGGTCAGGAACTGTCATCCTAACTGAAAGGTTCTCTTGTGCAGAAGGTGCCTATTAAATCGAGTATATCTACGTTGCCTTTTGAGAAGATATAGAGTGATATTTCTGCTCTCTGCTCTTGCCTTAAGCAAGAACTGCGAGGGGTGCTCTAATTGGTCTATGCACCCTGTGTCAATCTCTTTCCAACCCTTCACTGCAACTCCAGCAAACAATTGCCCCTTAAGGTAAAATTTTGCTTGCTCGACGTTATTCAGTTTCTTCGTCACCAATTTCTGTCATTTCCCATCTCTTGTTTTTTCCTTTGATTTTTAATATATGTCTTGTTTATTGGGCAGTAGGAGCACTAATGTGAGGTATTCCCATGATTTTCTCAAGTTACTGACAATTAGAACAAATTCTGGACACTTCGCCATGAGTTCTGGACAAAATTCAACTTCCGGGCCTGAAACGACTGGAAAGCAAGACTGTACTGTGGGTGAGAACGATGGTGTGATCATAGTCGACCACGGGTCACGTCGACAAGAATCTAATCTCATGCTAAGTAATGGACAGATTATTTTTCGTGATTTTTCTGATGTTTCTCATGGTGCTTATCTTGAGTAATTTCTTGAAAATTGCAGACGATTTTGTTACTATGTTCAGGTCAAGGACTGGCTACAGGATTGTTGAGCCTGCACATATGGTATGTTTGCATTTTCCGGAAATTACTTTTATGAATAGGGAGGTCGAAATTCTGAACTTGTTAAGTTCTGCTTGAAGCTTGCAGTTCTCTTTGAAATTTTCTTACCATCAAAGTGACTGTTGCTTCCATCATTAGGGTGGTTGTCTAGCAATTGTCTGACGGAAAAGTACCAATCAGAAATTAACTTCTATTTTGGATTTTATGTTACATAAAGTGTTCCTGGAAAACAATGCATCCAGTAAGCTTGTCTATCTACCCATGGAAATGTATATTACCACCATACTTCCTTATCTTCTTGATCCACCAGACAATACACTAAGAAGTGCTTATATGTTCTCTCTCCTCTGCATTACTAGTTTACTACATGAAGTTCTAGTATCTGTGCCCTTTACTTGTATTAAGGGCTTGCTACTTTCAGCTAAATAGAGTTATAACCATGTTGCCAGCTCCTTTCACTTCTTGCACTGGCCTTATCTTAGACCGGAAAATATCATGGTGTTAACCAATTTCACTGTGTGAATGAATACCATGTGATGCGGGCAAAGCCGCAAAGGGCTGAAAAGAGATAATTTACTTAAACAATAAATTCCATAGCCTATCTAACAGAAATgagatcctttttcatatttttggTGCCATTTTATTTCTTATTCCGAACAAAAACATGTAGCACCAGAAAAATAGTGTGATTTTGAGTTAGTACAGAGCTGTAAATTCTATGCCATTTCTTTGGCGAAGACGGAGTGAAACAAATGTAAAGCGCAAGCTTTCTGCCCGCTTTGTAATTATTACCCTTTTGGAGTGTCCATGTACAGTTGTTTAGCTCGTACGTTGGGTTTAATCCAGTTAAAACATTTAAAGACATGTGTTTCTTTGGATCTCTTGATACCAATACATATGGCCCGCCAGGGTTGAGTAACGTAAAAGATCATATTCTTCCATTTTAATGATGTTTACAGAGTGCAATTTGGATTAATCATTGCAACCAACTTCACGAATTCATGTCTCTGTTGTGGGTTTAATTTTTGGTAGCATTGTTGCCATGTTAGATAAGGTACTTTGAATATTAATGTCCACATGATCCAGCCAAGCAAAGGCTATTGATATCCACATGATCCAGCCAACTTCAGTCTAATATAATGTCGTCTACCTTATCTTCTCAGGGAACTGGATACAGTTATATTTTTGTTTTGGGGAGAAAAGAACAATGAACGGTGGATAAATATTTTTGTGAAGCATGCCATGTATCTGATTTCTGGCATCCTAGTTTGAAGCATACATATTCCATTTCCAACATCCATCGAGGAACACTTTGAATTTAGGTTAATATCACATGGTGCTGTAGTTGAGGATATTGAACATATTTaagttgtcagcatttttagcccGTCAGCTTACTTGGCCAAGATAAGCATCCGCCACTGTCAATGTTTCTCATGTTGCTATTTTTGATGCTCTAGTGACATATGAGTAATTTAAATTTGTTTTCTA
It includes:
- the LOC127313441 gene encoding sirohydrochlorin ferrochelatase, chloroplastic isoform X2 — protein: MHPVSISFQPFTATPANNCPLRSTNVRYSHDFLKLLTIRTNSGHFAMSSGQNSTSGPETTGKQDCTVGENDGVIIVDHGSRRQESNLMLNDFVTMFRSRTGYRIVEPAHMELAEPTIKEAFGKCVEQGASRIIVSPYFLSPGRHWKQDIPSLAAEASKEHSNVAYIVTAPLGLHELMVDIMNDRINYCLKHVAGDVGECTVCAGTGKCHLYT
- the LOC127313441 gene encoding sirohydrochlorin ferrochelatase, chloroplastic isoform X1, with translation MHPVSISFQPFTATPANNCPLSRSTNVRYSHDFLKLLTIRTNSGHFAMSSGQNSTSGPETTGKQDCTVGENDGVIIVDHGSRRQESNLMLNDFVTMFRSRTGYRIVEPAHMELAEPTIKEAFGKCVEQGASRIIVSPYFLSPGRHWKQDIPSLAAEASKEHSNVAYIVTAPLGLHELMVDIMNDRINYCLKHVAGDVGECTVCAGTGKCHLYT